One window of Etheostoma spectabile isolate EspeVRDwgs_2016 chromosome 6, UIUC_Espe_1.0, whole genome shotgun sequence genomic DNA carries:
- the rps27.2 gene encoding 40S ribosomal protein S27.2, with amino-acid sequence MPLAKDLLLPSSDVEKRRHKKKRLVQSPNSYFMDVKCPGCYKITTVFSHAQTVVLCVGCSTVLCQPTGGKARLTEGCSFRRKQH; translated from the exons ATGCCA cttgcaAAGGATCTTTTGCTCCCGAGCTCTGATGTGGAAAAGAGGAGACACAAGAAAAAACGCCTCGTTCAGAGTCCTAATTCCTATTTTATGGATGTCAAATGTCCAG GTTGCTACAAGATTACGACAGTGTTCAGCCACGCTCAGACTGTAGTGCTGTGTGTCGGCTGTTCCACAGTCCTCTGCCAGCCTACAGGAGGGAAAGCTCGCCTTACAGAAG GATGCTCATTCAGGAGGAAACAGCACTAG